CCCAAAGGTATTGGAACATTGCGAGGTGCCCAAAATCCATGACTTAAGTCAAACTTGGTAGGCTACCAATGCAGGCTGGAGGTTGGTTTTGGGGGAACGCAGCCGGCCAAGCGTAATGCCCAGGATCACCGAAGAATTATGCCCTCCACTTGGAAGGCGGCATAGCTTCGCCTAGCCTGCCCTGGCTAGCTCTTGCAACGCCAGAGGATTGGTAATACGCACGCGGCGCCGGTCAATTTCAACCCAGCCTTGCTGGGAAAAGTGGCCCAGTTTGCGGCTCACCGGCTCGGGTGTGGTACCTACAATGGCGGCTATTTCCGGGTTGGTGGGCAGCTTAAAACTTTGACCGTGGTCTTGGGCCATGGCGAGCAGATACTCGGCCAGCCTCGAGTCCACCTCGCGGAACACCATGCGATCCAGCACCTGCACAATCTGGCCAGTGTGTTGAGCGGTGGCTCGGAGAAGGTTGTAGCACAGGGTGTGGTCTTGCTGCACCAGTTGGTGAAAAGAGGCCCCCGGTATGGCCAGAATACGGCTAGGCTCGCTGGCCTCCGCCGTGGCCGGATAGCGGCGGTTCCCCAAAAAGAGTGCCACCGCCGCCACGCACTGACCCGGCCCGGCCAGGTGCATCACCACCTGTTTACGGCCACTGGGGTCGAGACGGAAAATCTTGATGAGACCCTGGCCTACCAGATAAACCTGCTCTACCGGGTCGCCTTGCAAGAACAGCGTCTGGCCCTTGGCAAGCTCGAGCCACTCGCACACGGCGATCAGCGACGCCAGTTTATCTGGCGAAACGCCCTGAAACAGGGGGCATCGGGCCAGCATCTCTTCGGGCTTCAGTTCAGGCAGCGGCATGGTTTCTGTAGGGTAGCGTCTATAGAGTGCGGCATTTGTCCCCACCTGACCCACCCTTTACGTTCTGCACCCAAACCGATACCCTGAGCCCTGTGCAGCGGATTTTCTGGCTGGCCTGGCGCGATCTGGTACTGGAGTTTCGGGGTCGCACCGGCATCCTGTCGGCGGTATTTTTCCTGGCGGTGATGCTATTTATCCTGGCCATGGCTTTTGGCCCCAACCCCCAGAACCTGCAAAAAGCAGCGCCGGGGGTGCTCTGGGTGGCGCTGGCCTTTGCTGGCAGTTTGCTGGCCGGGCGGGCTTTCGGCCTCGAGGTCGAGGACGGCACCCTCGACGACCTGCTCCTCACCCCCGGTAGCCGGGAGTGGATCTACTTCGGCAAACTTCTGTTCCAGTTTTCCTTGCTGGTTCTGGTGGGGCTGGCCCTGCTGGTACTCACGGCAGGGCTATTTTACCTGCCCTTGCAAAACTGGGGCTGGTATCTTGTAGTCTTGCTGCTTGGTTCGCTGGGATATGCAGCCATCTCCACCTTTTATGCGGGCATGCTGGCCCGTCTGCGGGGACGGGAGGTACTTTTGCCCCTGTTGCTCTTTCCGCTGGTGATTCCGGTGGTGCTGGCTGCAGTGCGTTTCACCCAGGGGCTTGCCGAGGGTATTCCGGTGGCAGAGCTTGCGGACTGGCTTCGGTTGCTTTTGGTTTTTGACATAATTTATGTGACGGTCTGTGCGATGGTCTTTCCGTACATGCTGGAAGGGTAGGGTGATGGCTGCTACAACCCCAAGTGTGGTCTGGTCATTCGACGCAATTACCCCACCTGGGTAAATTGAAAGGATGGGGGTAAGCTTGTTGACGCTGGCAAGTTTACGCAACACATGGATGCAATGTGACCTGGGTCGCTTCATCCATTTCAAAGCGCAATACCGTAAATGAGAACGAGGGGGATAGCACCGATGCAACTTGCAAGCTCCAATCAAACCAGCCGCCTGGATAACCTGACCCTGGGCATTCTGGGTTTGGGCGTGGTGGGCGCAGCAGTGGGGTTTTTCATGGCCATGACCGCGCCACCCGACCAGAGCCAGGGTTTTGTGGCCCGGATATTTCATCTGCATGTGCCGGTGGCCTGGATGGCTTATCTGGCCAGCTTCGCGGCGTTGGGTTACTCGGTAGCCTACCTGGTTCGGCGCAAATCCCATCACGACCGGGTTGCCGCAGCCACTGTAGAAGTGGGGCTCATCTTCATGGCCCTGGCCCTGCTGACCGGGATGCTCTGGGCCCGGCCCACCTGGGGGGTCTACTGGGACTGGGAGCCCCGCCTGACCACCACCGCCATTCTGTTTGCCATCTACGTGGGGTATGTGGTGGTGCGGGGGGCCATTGAAGACCCCGAACTGCGGGCCAAGGCCGCCGCAGGCGTGGCCATTCTGGGCTCTATCAACGTGCCCATCAGCTATATGTCGGTCAAGTGGTGGCGTAGCCTGCACCAGACCCAGTCCATTGACCTCACCACCGGAAAAATCAATGTAGATGCGGCCATCCTGATTCCCATGCTGGTGAACCTGGCCGCCTTCACGCTGCTGTTTATCGGACTGGTTCGGCTGCGTAGCCTGATTGCGGCCCGCGAGGCGGCCAAAGAAGAGGTATAGGATGCCTGATAACCCCTTGTGGAACCCTGCCAACCCCTTTGTGGTCTGGACGTTTGTGGCTGTGTACGCATCGGTGTTTGGCTATCTGGGCTATCTTATCTGGCGTTACCAGCGGAACAAGTAAGGTTTTGAGGAACCCATGAAACCTAAGTACATCATCGGACTTTTGGTGGTTGCTGGAGCCCTGGCCTATCTGATCTTCGGTGGTCTGGGCCAAAACCTGGTTTACTTCATTACCCCCAGCGAGTACTTCCAGCAAGCCGACCGTTACCAGAACCGGCAGGTGCGCCTGGGAGGGCTGGTCAAGCAGGGATCTCTTGACTACAACCCCCAAACGTTGGAACTGCGCTTTGTCGTCACCGATGGGGTCAAGGAGATTCCCATCCGGTCTTCGGGCTCAACTCCTCCGGCCCTCTTTGGCGAAAACCGGGGGGTGGTGGTGGAAGGCAGGTTCCAGGGCGAGACGTTTGTAAGCCAGAACCTGCTGGTCAAGCACTCCGAAACCTACCAGGCCCCCAAGGAGGGCTGGACGCCCGACGAAGTTCGCAAGCTCATCGAGGGAACCCAATGAACACGCTGTGGAGGTCGGTATGACGCCCGGCCTGTTGGGAGGGGTTTCCCTCCTGGCGGCCCTCATTTTTTCGGTGATGGGCCTGGTGCTTTCGACCCTTGCCTACACCCTGCGGGACGGGCGCTACCTCGAGGCCGCCCGGCGCCTCTCGACCCTGAGCCTGCTGGCGGCGCTCGTTAGTTTCGGGGCGCTCGAGTGGGCCATTCTGACCAACGACTTTAGCGTCTCCTACGTGGCCAATCACAGCTCGGCCAACAACCCGCTATGGGTCAAGCTGGTGACCCCCTGGGCAGCGCTGGAGGGCTCCATTCTGCTGTGGGCCATGCTCCAGACCGCCTACACCTGGCTCCTGAGCCTGCGGGTGGGTCAGGGTCTGGACATCTGGCGGGCCCCGGTGGCGCTGGGCACGCTATTTGCGGTACAGGTCTTCTTCTTCGCGGTAATGGTTTTTGTGGCCCACCCTTTCGATGCCGTGCCCAACCCACCCCCCGATGGTCGGGGCACCAATCCGCTACTTCAGAACCACTGGATGATGGCCGTTCATCCGGTCTTGATGTACCTGGGTTTTGTGGGGCTCTCGGTGCCGTTTGCCTATGCGGTGGCCGCCATGGTTGCGAAGCGCTTCCAGAGCTGGATTTTCGAGACCCGCTGGTGGACTCTGGTGGCCTGGGGCTTCCTGACCGCGGCCATCTTTACCGGCAAGTGGTGGAGCTACGAGATTCTGGGCTGGGGGGGCTACTGGGCCTGGGATCCCGTCGAGAACGCTTCCATCATTCCCTGGTTGCTGGCTACGGCGTTCCTGCACACCGCTCAGGTGCAGGAGCGCAAGGGGCTTTTCAAGGGCTGGAACTTCGCCTTCATTACCCTGACCTTTGCCGCCACGGTGTTTGGCACCTTCCTGACCCGCTCGGGGGTGATTCAGTCGGTGCACGCCTTTGCTAGCGGGCCGGTGGGGGCCTGGTTCTTGCTGTTTTTGCTGGGCGTGATGGCTGTGGGGCTGGGGTTGTTGGCCAGGGTTTCCGCCGAGATACGCGAGGCCGGTGAAGTCCGCTGGAGAAGCCGCGAAGGGGCCTTGCTGGCGGGCGCTCTGTTCTTCGGCACCTTTGCGTTTGTGGTAGTGCTGGGCACCCTGTGGCCGCTGGTGGTGGAAATTGTCAGTGGGGCCAAAGTTTCGGTGGGGGCCCCCTTCTTCAACCAGATCTCCATTCCCCTGGGCATCTTTATGCTGCTCCTGATGGGCATCGGGCCGGTCTTGCCCTGGCGGCATACCAACGCCCAGGTGATGCGGAACCTGACCGCCATGCTGATTGCCCTGGGGGTGGGCACCCTGCTGGGCTTTGGGTTGGGCCTGACCCTGGGGGTCTCGCTGGCGATTGGGCTCTTTGCCTACAACCTGACCGCCATCTGGCTGATGGTGGCCCAGGGTGTGCGCGAACGGGCCCGCGCCCTGGGCATCTCGGCGGGGCAGGCCCTGGTGGAACTGGCAGCCAGCCACAAACGCCGCTTTGGCTCGCATATCGTGCACTTTGGCATTGCCCTGGCCGCCCTAACCATCGCCTTCAGCCAGACCTACCGGGTCACCGAGCAAAAGACCCTTCAGGTAGGGGAGGCCTGGCAGACCCGGGGTATGGAGGTGCGGCTCCTCTCCATTAGTGCCAAAGAGGAATCCAACCGCTTTGCCGCCATTGCCCCTATCGAGGTGCGCTCGACCAGCCTCGAGGGCTGGGGTTCGGATGGCCGCTACCAGACCCGGCTCAACTTCTACCCCCAGATGGGCTCGCCGCTGGCCACGCCGGTGGTCAAATACTCGCTCTACAACGACTACTACTTTGTTTTGATGCAGTTCGACCAGGAGCGGGGCCAGTGGGCGACCCTCAAGATCATCGTGACCCCTATGGTCTGGTGGCTGTGGGTATCGGGGCTGATTATTGTGCTGGGTACGCTGTACATTCTCTGGCCCAGTGGGGCCCGGGTGGCCAGCCGTCAGATCTCCCCCACGGCAGGAGACTGATGAAAGAGGTGACCCTTGCTTAGGTTCTGGCCCATCTGGGTGTTGCTGCTGGGAGGGCTTTTCTATTGGGGGATGCAGCGCCCCAACCCCAACGAGCTCAAGTCGGTGCTGGTGGGCAAGCCTGCGCCCAGCTTCAGCCTGCCGCTACTGGAGCCCTACCGGGCCCAGTATGGCCCTGAGATGGGCATTGGAGAGGGCCTGAACAAGCCTGTTTTGCTCAACATCTGGGCCAGTTGGTGCATTCCCTGCCGTACCGAGGCCCCCCTGCTGGAGCGCTTTCACCAACAGTACAAAGACCAGCTGCTGATTCTGGGGGTCAACGTGCAGGACAAGGAAGCCGAGGCCCTGAGGTTCGTGCAGCAGTACGGCCTGACCTTTCCCAGCGTATATGATGGCCGGGGCCGCATCGGCATTGAGTATGGCTACTACGGCGTACCCGAGACTTTCGTTATTGACCGCAACGGCACCGTGCTGGCCCGCCATGCCGGAGAGCTGAGCGAGGCGCAGTTGCAGGGCTATCTGAGGCAGGTGTTGCCGTGAGGGCCCAGGGGAGCGGGGACAGGGGAGCCTTATCAGCGTGGCTTTTGGCCCTGAGTCTCTGGCTTGGGGCGGTTTCCTTCGCCCAGCCCACCCCCAATACCCCACCCCCCGACTTCTCCCCCAGGGTTTTTGAAATAGCCGGTGAACTGCGCTGCCCGGTCTGCCAGGGGGAGTCGGCGGCGGAGTCCAATGCGGGTATTGCGGTGGAGATGCGCCGGATTATTGCCGAACAACTGGCCCAGGGCAAGACCGAGGCCGAGATCCGGCAGTTTTTTGTGGAGCGCTACGGCGACTGGATTCTCTATGAGCCGCCCGCCCGGGGCCTGACCCTGTGGGTCTGGCTGTCGCCCTTGATAGGGCTGGGCTTGCTGGGCTATGGCCTCTGGCGCTACCTGGCGCGGGTCAGGGCCCGTGTGCAGGCCCCCATAGCAGATGTTTCCGACGAGGAAATTGCCCGCCTCGAGGCCGAGCTCCAAACCCCAGAGCGAAAATCATGATACTGGCTTACCTTTTTCTTGCGCTGCTCTTTGTGCTGGCCCTGGCCTATGCCCTGCGGCCTTTCTTTCGTTCCGAGGCCCAGCCCTTTCCCGAAAGCCCCCGCCCAGAGGAACTCCGGGCCGAGCTGGCGGTGCTCAAGTCCCTGGCCCAGGAAGCCGAGGGGGACGAGCGCAAACGCTTGCTGGCCCAGGCGGTGCGGCTCGAGCGCCAACTGGCCGAGCTGGGCAGCGAACATCCGGTTCCCCGCCGCCTGAGCCCCGTAACGCTGGGCGCCGTGACCCTGAGCCTGGTGGCCCTGGGGGTGGGGCTTTGGGCCTATACGGTGCCCCGGCTGCCTGGCGAGACCATCATCACCAGCCGCAACGAGGCCCGCGAACTGGGCAACCTGCAACGCCAGGCCGAGCAGAGCGGCAAAGCTGCCGACTGGCTGGCCTACGCCAACAAGGCCTACGACCTGCAAGACTTTGAGCGGGCGGTGCAGGGCTACCTGAAGGTGATTGAGCTCGAGCCCCGCAATGCCAACGCTGTGCGGCGCCTGGGCATCCTGCTTTTCATGAGCGGGCGGCCCGAGGAGGGGGCGCAGGCCCTCGAGCTGGCGGTGCGGGCCGAGCCCGACGTGCCGGAGGGCTGGCTTTTTTTGGGCAACGCCTACTTTCAACTGGGCCGCCCCGCCGAGGCCATTGTGGCCTGGGAGGGCTACCTGAAGGCCGGGGGTGAGGCCAAAGAGCGGGTACAAAACCTCATCCAAACAGCCAAGAACCAGCTAAGCGCAACTTCGAATGGGCAGCAGGTGTACCTGGGTAAGTGTGCGGCCTGTCACGGTGCCCAGGCCCAGGGAGGCACCGGCCCCCGTTTGCAGGGCAACCCCATCCGCAAAGTGCCGGAGGCGGTGCGGGAAATTGTCCTCAAAGGCCGGGGCCAGATGCCGGCGGTTCCCCTGACTGAGGCCGAGATGCAGGCCTTGCTGCAGTATCTGGGGGGGTTGTAGCCCTGCGGGCCGCTTAGTTTAGTGGGTGCACGGTATGGACGAGCCCAACCTGCAAAACCTTCGCCGCATCAGCCGCCGCGACCTGATCTGGATTGTCCCCAGCGCCATCACGGCAGGCTTTTTCGGCTGGCTGGCCTGGCGCACCTACTCCATCCACTTCACCAAAACCGGGGTTTCCGAGCCGGTCTGGCGCGAGGGCCCCAGGGTGCAGGCAGCCGTGCTAAACGAGCTGGATGCCCACTGGCGGTTCAAATACTTCGAGTACGTGTACAACGGCAGCCCTCTCAAGGCGGTGGTGTTTCGCCTTTCGGAACCCGTGGTGGGTGGGCTCACGGTGGGGGAGGCCCACTTCCTGGCCCTGTCGCGTATCTGCACCCACCAGGGCTGCGTGGTCAACTACGTGGACAACCCCGAGCTGGGCTCCATCGCCTATAACTACCGTACCGACCACCCTTTCATGGGCTGCCCGTGCCACTTTGGCGCTTTCGAGCCCCTGCAAGGAGGCAAAGCGGTGTATGGCCCGCCGCGTTTTCCCCTGCCCCGACTGCGCCTGGAAGAGGAGAACGGCGTCCTGTACGCAACCGGCTACGAAATTCCCTTCCGGCCCCTCGAGCAGGGCTAAGTGCGCCCGCGATAGAAATATCATGCTGCTCAACGAAAGTGCGAATTCTGGGGTTTGCAGCGGCGCGGCCTCGTGAATCACCCTTTCCCTACCCATTACGTTTTTATCGTGGAGATAGTTAGGCGGGCCTGACCCGCACGAACCTATCCTTGCCTCGCTGGAGCACCAATGGCTTGCTAAAGGCAATCTCCATCTTGGGGTCGGTGAGCACCTCGCCATCGAGCCGCAGGCCTTTTTGCTCAATTAGCCGCCGGGCCTCGCTGTTGGAGACGGTCAGACCGGCCAGGGTAAAGAGCCTGGCCACCGCAATATGGCCGCCCGACAGCTCGTCGATGGAAATGACCACTTCTGGCATCTCATCGGGGATGCCCCCGTGGGCAATTTCGTAGTAGCGGGCTTCGGCGTGCTGCACCACGGGGTTCTGGCCGCCCTGATCCTGCCCAAAAGCCTCCCAGCGGTAGCCCAGCGATTCGTAGAGTGGGCGGTCTAAGCGGGCGGGAATCCTGGGCTGTACGTACGCGCCCGTTACCAGCCGCGCCAGCACCCGGTGGGCCCCCACGGGGCCGCCTTGCTCCAGAACTTCCTTGATTTCACCGGGGTTCAGGTCAGTGCAGAGTTCGAAGTAGGTGGGCAGGTAGGGGTCTTCAATTTTCATCAGCTTGCGGAAGATTTCGCTGGGCTCCTCGGTGATGCCAATATAGTTGTCGTAGCTTTTGGACATTTTTTGCCCATCGCCCCCCACCAAAAGCGGCATGATGAAGGCCACCTGGCGCTCCAGGCCGTAGGCTTCTTGCACCTCGCGCCCGACCAGCAGGTTGAACTTCTGGTCGGTGCCGCCCATCTCCACATCGCAGGCGATGGGCACCGAGTCGTAGCCCTGGGCGAAGGGGTAGAGGAACTCGTGGATGGAGATGGGCACGCCCTCGGTATAGCGTTTTTTGAAGTCTTCCCGCTCGAGCATCTGGGCTACGGTCAGGAGGGAGGCCAGCTTGATGACCTCCTTGAAGCTCAGGTTCTCCAACCACTCGGAGTTGTAGCGCAGCTCAAAGCGAGAAGGGTCGTCGGTGATGAGGATTTTGCCCACCTGCTCCACATAGCTTCTGGCGTTGGCACGGGTTTCTTCCAGGGTGAGGGGCGGGCG
The sequence above is drawn from the Meiothermus sp. CFH 77666 genome and encodes:
- a CDS encoding Crp/Fnr family transcriptional regulator; translated protein: MPLPELKPEEMLARCPLFQGVSPDKLASLIAVCEWLELAKGQTLFLQGDPVEQVYLVGQGLIKIFRLDPSGRKQVVMHLAGPGQCVAAVALFLGNRRYPATAEASEPSRILAIPGASFHQLVQQDHTLCYNLLRATAQHTGQIVQVLDRMVFREVDSRLAEYLLAMAQDHGQSFKLPTNPEIAAIVGTTPEPVSRKLGHFSQQGWVEIDRRRVRITNPLALQELARAG
- a CDS encoding heme exporter protein CcmB yields the protein MQRIFWLAWRDLVLEFRGRTGILSAVFFLAVMLFILAMAFGPNPQNLQKAAPGVLWVALAFAGSLLAGRAFGLEVEDGTLDDLLLTPGSREWIYFGKLLFQFSLLVLVGLALLVLTAGLFYLPLQNWGWYLVVLLLGSLGYAAISTFYAGMLARLRGREVLLPLLLFPLVIPVVLAAVRFTQGLAEGIPVAELADWLRLLLVFDIIYVTVCAMVFPYMLEG
- the ccsA gene encoding cytochrome c biogenesis protein CcsA, with amino-acid sequence MQLASSNQTSRLDNLTLGILGLGVVGAAVGFFMAMTAPPDQSQGFVARIFHLHVPVAWMAYLASFAALGYSVAYLVRRKSHHDRVAAATVEVGLIFMALALLTGMLWARPTWGVYWDWEPRLTTTAILFAIYVGYVVVRGAIEDPELRAKAAAGVAILGSINVPISYMSVKWWRSLHQTQSIDLTTGKINVDAAILIPMLVNLAAFTLLFIGLVRLRSLIAAREAAKEEV
- the ccmE gene encoding cytochrome c maturation protein CcmE, producing MKPKYIIGLLVVAGALAYLIFGGLGQNLVYFITPSEYFQQADRYQNRQVRLGGLVKQGSLDYNPQTLELRFVVTDGVKEIPIRSSGSTPPALFGENRGVVVEGRFQGETFVSQNLLVKHSETYQAPKEGWTPDEVRKLIEGTQ
- a CDS encoding cytochrome c-type biogenesis CcmF C-terminal domain-containing protein; this translates as MTPGLLGGVSLLAALIFSVMGLVLSTLAYTLRDGRYLEAARRLSTLSLLAALVSFGALEWAILTNDFSVSYVANHSSANNPLWVKLVTPWAALEGSILLWAMLQTAYTWLLSLRVGQGLDIWRAPVALGTLFAVQVFFFAVMVFVAHPFDAVPNPPPDGRGTNPLLQNHWMMAVHPVLMYLGFVGLSVPFAYAVAAMVAKRFQSWIFETRWWTLVAWGFLTAAIFTGKWWSYEILGWGGYWAWDPVENASIIPWLLATAFLHTAQVQERKGLFKGWNFAFITLTFAATVFGTFLTRSGVIQSVHAFASGPVGAWFLLFLLGVMAVGLGLLARVSAEIREAGEVRWRSREGALLAGALFFGTFAFVVVLGTLWPLVVEIVSGAKVSVGAPFFNQISIPLGIFMLLLMGIGPVLPWRHTNAQVMRNLTAMLIALGVGTLLGFGLGLTLGVSLAIGLFAYNLTAIWLMVAQGVRERARALGISAGQALVELAASHKRRFGSHIVHFGIALAALTIAFSQTYRVTEQKTLQVGEAWQTRGMEVRLLSISAKEESNRFAAIAPIEVRSTSLEGWGSDGRYQTRLNFYPQMGSPLATPVVKYSLYNDYYFVLMQFDQERGQWATLKIIVTPMVWWLWVSGLIIVLGTLYILWPSGARVASRQISPTAGD
- a CDS encoding redoxin domain-containing protein, whose protein sequence is MLRFWPIWVLLLGGLFYWGMQRPNPNELKSVLVGKPAPSFSLPLLEPYRAQYGPEMGIGEGLNKPVLLNIWASWCIPCRTEAPLLERFHQQYKDQLLILGVNVQDKEAEALRFVQQYGLTFPSVYDGRGRIGIEYGYYGVPETFVIDRNGTVLARHAGELSEAQLQGYLRQVLP
- a CDS encoding cytochrome c-type biogenesis protein; the protein is MALSLWLGAVSFAQPTPNTPPPDFSPRVFEIAGELRCPVCQGESAAESNAGIAVEMRRIIAEQLAQGKTEAEIRQFFVERYGDWILYEPPARGLTLWVWLSPLIGLGLLGYGLWRYLARVRARVQAPIADVSDEEIARLEAELQTPERKS
- a CDS encoding c-type cytochrome, with amino-acid sequence MILAYLFLALLFVLALAYALRPFFRSEAQPFPESPRPEELRAELAVLKSLAQEAEGDERKRLLAQAVRLERQLAELGSEHPVPRRLSPVTLGAVTLSLVALGVGLWAYTVPRLPGETIITSRNEARELGNLQRQAEQSGKAADWLAYANKAYDLQDFERAVQGYLKVIELEPRNANAVRRLGILLFMSGRPEEGAQALELAVRAEPDVPEGWLFLGNAYFQLGRPAEAIVAWEGYLKAGGEAKERVQNLIQTAKNQLSATSNGQQVYLGKCAACHGAQAQGGTGPRLQGNPIRKVPEAVREIVLKGRGQMPAVPLTEAEMQALLQYLGGL
- a CDS encoding Rieske 2Fe-2S domain-containing protein is translated as MDEPNLQNLRRISRRDLIWIVPSAITAGFFGWLAWRTYSIHFTKTGVSEPVWREGPRVQAAVLNELDAHWRFKYFEYVYNGSPLKAVVFRLSEPVVGGLTVGEAHFLALSRICTHQGCVVNYVDNPELGSIAYNYRTDHPFMGCPCHFGAFEPLQGGKAVYGPPRFPLPRLRLEEENGVLYATGYEIPFRPLEQG
- the tyrS gene encoding tyrosine--tRNA ligase, which codes for MTADEALNLLRTGAVEIIPEEDLRKKLQSGKKLVVKLGLDPTRPDIHIGHAVVLRKMRQFQELGHKVVLIIGDFTAMIGDPSGRSKTRPPLTLEETRANARSYVEQVGKILITDDPSRFELRYNSEWLENLSFKEVIKLASLLTVAQMLEREDFKKRYTEGVPISIHEFLYPFAQGYDSVPIACDVEMGGTDQKFNLLVGREVQEAYGLERQVAFIMPLLVGGDGQKMSKSYDNYIGITEEPSEIFRKLMKIEDPYLPTYFELCTDLNPGEIKEVLEQGGPVGAHRVLARLVTGAYVQPRIPARLDRPLYESLGYRWEAFGQDQGGQNPVVQHAEARYYEIAHGGIPDEMPEVVISIDELSGGHIAVARLFTLAGLTVSNSEARRLIEQKGLRLDGEVLTDPKMEIAFSKPLVLQRGKDRFVRVRPA